One genomic window of Camelina sativa cultivar DH55 chromosome 5, Cs, whole genome shotgun sequence includes the following:
- the LOC104786004 gene encoding probable inactive shikimate kinase like 2, chloroplastic codes for MAAFASGLASTIFYSPSLHTTTGQASLSSPTRIRSSPHVFRGIQSFRRFSQNVTADRFNSFSCNCLSAVSTSTIDYEFTDGGKEVELKLRLKTGEILSPKDISVDADGTFLAVKEKRNGLLITLLETNQLFDKIMPSETIWYIDEDQLVVNMKKVDGELKWPDIVESWESLTAGMMQLLKGASIYIVGDSTEINQKVSRELAVGLGYSPLDSKELLESFSKQTLDSWILAEGPDSVAEAESSVLESLSSHVRTVVSTLGGKHGAAGRADQWRHLYSGFTVWVSQTEATDEESAKEEARRNKQEREIGYSNADVVVKLQGWDPTHAKSVAQASLSALKQLIISDKGLPGKKSLYIRLGCRGDWPNIKPPGWDPSSDTGTHPQFT; via the exons ATGGCTGCTTTTGCTTCTGGTTTGGCTTCGACAATCTTCTACTCTCCTTCCTTACACACTACCACCGGTCAAgcgtctctctcttctcccacTCGGATTCGTTCCTCACCTCACGTTTTCAGGGGAATTCAAAGCTTCCGGCGATTCTCTCAGAATGTTACCGCCGATCGATTCAATAGCTTCTCGTGTAACTGCTTATCCGCCGTATCCACTAGCACAATCGATTATGAG TTCACGGATGGTGGCAAAGAAGTGGAGTTAAAATTGAGGTTGAAGACAGGTGAGATACTTTCTCCAAAGGATATATCCGTAGACGCTGATGGAACTTTTTTAGCCGTTAAAGAAAAGCGGAACGGGTTGCTGATTACACTTCTAGAGACTAACCAGCTCTTTGACAAGATTATGCCCTCTGAAACAATATG GTACATAGACGAAGATCAGTTGGTTGTGAATATGAAAAAGGTGGATGGGGAATTGAAGTGGCCTGATATTGTTGAATCTTGGGAGTCTTTGACTGCAGGAATGATGCAACTTCTTAAAGGTGCATCTATCTACATTGTGGGAGATTCAACtgaaattaatcaaaaagtGTCTCGGGAGCTAGCTGTTGGCCTTGG GTACAGTCCTCTAGACTCAAAGGAGTTGTTGGAAAGCTTTTCCAAGCAAACACTCGATTCTT GGATTCTTGCAGAAGGGCCGGATTCTGTAGCTGAAGCAGAGAGTTCAGTGTTGGAAAGCTTGAGCAG CCATGTGCGTACTGTTGTCTCAACTTTGGGAGGTAAACATGGAGCTGCGGGGAGAGCCGATCAGTGGAGACATCTTTACTCCGGATTTACCGTTTGGGTATCACAGACTGAAGCCACAG ATGAAGAATCAGCTAAAGAAGAAGCGAGGAGAAACAAGCAAGAGAGGGAAATTGGGTATTCAAATGCAGACGTAGTGGTGAAGCTCCAAGGTTGGGACCCGACGCATGCCAAGAGCGTGGCTCAAGCATCATTGAGTGCACTTAAGCAACTGATCATTTCAGACAAGGGACTCCCAG GTAAGAAGAGTTTGTACATACGCTTGGGATGCCGTGGCGATTGGCCCAATATAAAGCCTCCGGGATGGGATCCGTCGTCTGACACCGGAACTCATCCACAGTTTACATAA